Proteins co-encoded in one Flavobacteriaceae bacterium MAR_2009_75 genomic window:
- a CDS encoding dTDP-4-amino-4,6-dideoxygalactose transaminase: protein MGGTEEKYVQEAFDTNWVAPLGPNVNNFEKAIAEYIDDDVHVAALSSGTAAIHLALELLDVSKDDEVICQSFTFSASANPILYLGATPIFVDSEKDTWNMSPELLEEAIENRIKNGKKPKAIIAVHLYGMPYKVNELSQISDKFNIPIVEDSAEALGSSFDGNKCGSFGDIGIYSFNGNKIITTSGGGALITRNEELKKKAVFLATQARDDAPHYQHSSVGYNYRLSNVLAGIGRGQMEVLNDRVKARRANYDFYFKKLGCSNKIEFLIEPDGYYSNRWLTCILTSSFEKREEIRLALLEQDIESRPLWKPMHLQPLFEGYPNFSNGTSQDLFERGLCLPSGSNLTTDDLDRIIEIIRTKI from the coding sequence ATGGGTGGTACTGAAGAAAAATATGTGCAAGAGGCATTTGATACCAATTGGGTAGCTCCTCTTGGCCCCAATGTTAATAATTTCGAAAAGGCAATAGCTGAATATATCGATGACGATGTTCATGTGGCAGCCCTAAGTTCTGGTACGGCGGCTATACACCTAGCTTTAGAACTTCTAGATGTGTCAAAAGATGATGAAGTTATCTGTCAGAGCTTTACTTTTTCTGCATCGGCCAACCCTATACTCTATTTAGGTGCTACTCCCATTTTTGTTGATAGCGAGAAAGACACGTGGAATATGTCGCCGGAATTACTTGAAGAGGCAATTGAAAATCGAATTAAAAACGGAAAAAAACCAAAGGCAATTATAGCGGTTCACCTCTATGGAATGCCTTACAAAGTCAACGAACTATCTCAGATTTCAGATAAATTTAATATTCCGATTGTTGAAGATAGTGCAGAGGCTTTGGGAAGTTCCTTTGATGGAAATAAATGTGGATCTTTTGGTGATATCGGTATTTATTCTTTCAATGGAAATAAAATTATTACCACTTCTGGAGGCGGTGCTTTGATTACCCGAAACGAAGAGTTGAAAAAGAAAGCAGTTTTTCTTGCTACCCAGGCCCGTGATGATGCACCCCATTATCAACACTCTTCAGTAGGTTACAACTATCGTCTGAGCAACGTACTTGCTGGTATTGGTAGGGGACAAATGGAAGTTTTAAATGATAGGGTAAAAGCAAGAAGGGCCAATTACGATTTTTACTTTAAAAAGTTGGGATGTTCAAACAAGATTGAATTTTTAATAGAACCTGATGGTTATTATTCAAATCGATGGTTAACTTGCATTCTCACTTCGTCCTTTGAAAAAAGAGAAGAAATACGTCTTGCTCTTCTAGAACAAGACATAGAGTCTAGGCCATTGTGGAAGCCTATGCATTTACAACCGCTGTTTGAGGGTTACCCTAATTTTTCTAATGGCACCTCTCAAGATTTATTCGAGCGGGGGCTTTGTTTGCCAAGTGGGTCTAATTTAACGACAGACGATTTAGATAGAATTATAGAAATTATTAGAACCAAAATTTAA
- a CDS encoding dTDP-glucose 4,6-dehydratase, translated as MKKILITGAAGFLGSHLCDRFIREDFHVIGMDNLITGDLKNIEHLFKLENFEFYNHDVTKFVSVPKELDYILHFASPASPIDYLKIPIQTLKVGALGTHNLLGLAKVKKARILIASTSEIYGDPLVHPQTEEYYGNVNTIGPRGVYDEAKRFMESITMAYNRFHGLETRIVRIFNTYGPRMRLNDGRVIPAFIGQALRGEDLTVFGDGSQTRSFCYVDDEVEGIYRLLLSDYDMPVNIGNPHEITIKDFAEEIVKLTGTDQKIIYKPLPKDDPMQRQPDISKAKEILGWEPKVSREEGMRKTYEYFKSLPEEELYKKEHKDFTEYNRV; from the coding sequence ATGAAGAAAATACTAATTACAGGTGCCGCGGGCTTTTTGGGCTCTCATTTGTGCGATCGCTTTATCAGGGAGGATTTTCATGTTATCGGGATGGATAATCTGATAACCGGAGACCTAAAGAATATAGAGCATTTGTTCAAGCTTGAAAATTTTGAGTTTTACAATCACGATGTTACGAAATTTGTAAGCGTACCAAAAGAACTGGATTATATTCTTCATTTTGCATCACCTGCAAGCCCAATCGATTATTTGAAAATACCTATTCAAACATTGAAGGTGGGTGCTCTAGGAACTCACAATTTGTTAGGGTTGGCAAAAGTGAAAAAAGCGCGAATACTAATAGCATCTACATCTGAGATTTATGGGGATCCATTGGTGCATCCTCAGACTGAGGAATACTATGGTAATGTAAATACTATAGGGCCTCGAGGGGTGTATGATGAAGCTAAAAGGTTCATGGAGTCTATAACTATGGCATATAATAGATTTCATGGACTGGAAACCCGAATTGTGAGAATTTTTAATACCTATGGCCCTCGAATGCGCTTGAATGATGGTCGTGTTATACCAGCTTTTATTGGTCAAGCGCTTCGAGGCGAAGATTTAACCGTATTCGGTGATGGTAGTCAAACGCGGTCTTTTTGCTATGTGGATGATGAAGTAGAAGGCATTTATCGACTTTTACTTAGTGATTACGATATGCCTGTTAATATAGGTAACCCTCATGAAATTACTATTAAAGATTTTGCAGAAGAAATTGTTAAACTCACAGGCACGGATCAAAAGATTATTTATAAACCACTTCCAAAAGATGATCCAATGCAAAGACAGCCGGATATTTCCAAGGCAAAAGAAATTCTAGGGTGGGAACCTAAGGTTTCGAGAGAAGAGGGAATGAGAAAAACTTATGAATACTTTAAATCTCTACCGGAAGAAGAGCTTTATAAAAAAGAGCATAAAGATTTTACTGAATACAATAGAGTATAG